One Streptococcus gallolyticus subsp. gallolyticus DSM 16831 DNA window includes the following coding sequences:
- a CDS encoding polyphosphate polymerase domain-containing protein — MKKTKEAFRHEQKYLISLKDKHLIRQRIRNIMALDKHVKQESYTIRSLYFDDYWNSAYEDKQAGVLIRKKYRIRIYNYTDQVIKLERKRKHGAYIYKEDAPLTKEEFYKILDGDYGFLLKSPHQLCREFYVECMANVLRPRTIVDYEREPWTLEAGTVRVTFDENIRAAVGSFDIFDANLPTLEVLEPEKLVLEVKYTEFYPDIIKEIIPADATEYTAVSKYVLCYDKTNYSRSLNDYWYDN, encoded by the coding sequence ATGAAGAAGACTAAGGAAGCATTTCGTCATGAGCAAAAATACTTGATTTCGTTAAAGGATAAACACCTTATTCGTCAGCGGATAAGAAATATTATGGCTTTGGACAAACACGTCAAACAAGAAAGCTATACGATTAGAAGTCTTTATTTCGATGATTATTGGAACAGTGCTTATGAAGATAAGCAAGCGGGTGTCCTTATTCGGAAAAAATACCGCATCCGAATTTACAATTACACCGACCAAGTGATTAAATTGGAACGGAAACGTAAGCATGGGGCTTACATTTATAAAGAAGATGCGCCGTTGACAAAAGAAGAATTTTACAAAATTTTGGATGGTGATTATGGCTTTTTGCTGAAGAGCCCACACCAGCTTTGTCGTGAATTTTATGTCGAATGCATGGCTAATGTTTTACGTCCACGGACGATTGTCGATTATGAGCGTGAGCCATGGACCTTGGAAGCGGGAACTGTGCGAGTTACCTTTGATGAGAATATTCGGGCTGCTGTTGGAAGTTTTGATATTTTTGACGCTAATTTACCAACGCTTGAAGTGTTAGAACCAGAAAAATTGGTTTTAGAAGTCAAATATACGGAATTTTACCCAGATATTATCAAAGAAATTATTCCAGCAGATGCCACAGAATACACAGCGGTTTCTAAGTATGTTCTTTGCTATGACAAGACAAATTATAGCCGTAGTTTAAATGACTATTGGTACGATAATTAA
- a CDS encoding DUF4956 domain-containing protein, which yields MSINDVLKNSFVSSYTGDDLGQILLSLVVSIIMGAVIYLIYRQFFTGVVFSRSFAVTLVGMTILTCMVTLAISTNIVISLGMVGALSIVRYRTAIKDPMDLLYIFWAITTGITVGAGMYLLAMVAAVVMVALFYIFYRNQQAGKVYIAVIHYHHDETEEKILQSFGKMKYFLKAKTVRKGLIELSVEVFCKDENLSFTDKIQALEDVDDVTLIQYNGEYHG from the coding sequence ATGAGTATTAATGATGTTTTGAAAAACTCCTTTGTGAGTTCTTATACAGGAGATGATTTAGGACAAATTCTGTTATCACTCGTCGTATCTATCATTATGGGAGCGGTGATTTATCTGATTTACCGTCAATTTTTTACAGGGGTCGTCTTTTCACGCAGTTTTGCGGTGACCTTGGTTGGAATGACTATTTTGACTTGTATGGTTACCTTAGCGATTAGTACCAACATCGTTATTTCGCTTGGTATGGTCGGTGCCTTGTCTATCGTGCGTTATCGTACGGCGATTAAAGACCCAATGGACCTTCTCTACATTTTCTGGGCAATTACGACAGGGATAACAGTCGGTGCAGGAATGTATTTACTAGCGATGGTAGCAGCAGTTGTCATGGTTGCACTGTTTTACATCTTTTACCGCAACCAACAAGCTGGAAAAGTTTATATCGCAGTTATTCATTATCACCATGATGAAACAGAAGAAAAAATCTTGCAATCTTTTGGTAAGATGAAATATTTCTTAAAAGCTAAGACAGTTCGCAAGGGATTGATTGAATTGTCTGTGGAAGTCTTCTGTAAAGATGAAAATTTGAGTTTTACAGATAAAATCCAAGCACTTGAGGATGTGGATGACGTTACACTTATCCAATACAATGGGGAATACCATGGTTAA
- the galE gene encoding UDP-glucose 4-epimerase GalE, with product MSVLLTGGAGFIGSHTAVELISAGYDVVIVDDFSNSSQEVLNRLKVITGQKIPFYKGSILDKNFLNNVFYENDIEAVIHFAAFKAVGESVEQPLSYYQNNLTGTLTLLEVMKNHHVNHIVFSSSATVYGMNNVSPLTEDLPTSATNPYGYTKVMIEQILTDVAYADKDLSVSNLRYFNPIGAHESGLIGEAPNGIPNNLVPYISQVAVGKLKELSVFGNDYDTPDGTGVRDYIHVVDLAKGHVAALKKNLASKGVAVYNLGTGHGYSVLDLVKAFEEVNHVSVPYVIKGRRAGDIATCYADASKAKEELGWTAQKTLQDMMRDSWRWQSQNPNGYQA from the coding sequence ATGTCCGTTTTATTAACAGGAGGAGCAGGTTTTATCGGTAGTCATACAGCAGTTGAACTCATTTCAGCAGGTTATGATGTGGTTATTGTCGATGATTTTTCAAATAGTTCGCAAGAAGTTCTGAACCGTTTGAAAGTCATTACTGGTCAAAAAATTCCGTTCTATAAAGGTTCTATTTTAGATAAAAACTTTTTAAACAATGTTTTTTATGAAAATGATATTGAAGCGGTGATTCATTTTGCGGCGTTTAAGGCAGTCGGAGAATCGGTTGAACAGCCGTTAAGCTATTATCAAAATAATTTGACTGGGACATTGACGTTGCTTGAAGTGATGAAAAATCACCATGTCAATCATATTGTCTTTAGCTCTAGTGCAACGGTTTATGGCATGAATAATGTGTCACCGTTGACTGAGGATTTACCAACTTCAGCCACAAATCCTTACGGTTATACGAAAGTAATGATTGAACAAATTTTGACTGACGTGGCTTATGCTGACAAAGACTTGTCTGTGAGTAATTTACGTTATTTCAATCCTATCGGAGCACACGAAAGTGGCTTAATCGGTGAAGCACCAAATGGCATTCCAAATAATTTAGTGCCATACATTAGCCAAGTGGCTGTCGGTAAATTAAAAGAATTAAGCGTTTTTGGTAATGATTATGATACACCAGACGGAACTGGTGTGCGTGATTACATTCATGTTGTTGATTTGGCAAAAGGTCATGTTGCTGCGCTGAAGAAAAATCTTGCTAGCAAAGGAGTAGCGGTATATAATCTTGGAACAGGTCATGGTTACAGTGTCTTGGATTTGGTGAAGGCGTTCGAAGAAGTCAATCATGTATCCGTTCCGTACGTTATCAAAGGTCGCCGCGCTGGCGATATTGCTACTTGCTACGCAGACGCAAGCAAAGCCAAAGAAGAATTGGGCTGGACAGCACAAAAAACATTGCAAGACATGATGCGTGATTCATGGAGATGGCAAAGTCAAAATCCAAACGGTTATCAAGCTTAA
- the rapZ gene encoding RNase adapter RapZ: MSDKSINLVIVTGMSGAGKTVAIQSFEDLGYFTIDNMPPALVPKFIELIEQSSDNNRVALVVDMRSRLFFNEINSVLDKIDANPKVDFKILFLDATDGELVARYKETRRSHPLAADGRILDGIKLERELLAPLKNLSQNVVDTTELTPRQLRKTISEQFSSEENQASFRIEVMSFGFKYGLPLDADLVFDVRFLPNPYYKPELRDQTGLEQEVYDYVMNHEESEDFYQHLTGLIKPILPGYQKEGKSVLTIAIGCTGGQHRSVAFAHRLAEELKENWVVNETHRDKNRRKETVNRS; encoded by the coding sequence ATGTCTGACAAAAGTATTAACTTAGTTATTGTAACTGGGATGAGTGGAGCTGGTAAAACGGTGGCAATTCAATCATTTGAAGATTTGGGTTATTTCACGATTGATAATATGCCACCAGCTTTGGTACCAAAATTTATTGAGCTAATTGAACAATCTAGCGACAATAATCGTGTGGCACTCGTAGTCGACATGCGTAGTCGCCTCTTTTTCAATGAAATCAATTCTGTTCTTGATAAAATCGATGCTAATCCAAAAGTTGATTTTAAAATTTTATTCTTGGATGCGACAGATGGTGAATTGGTTGCTCGTTATAAAGAAACACGTCGTAGTCATCCATTGGCAGCTGACGGACGTATTTTAGATGGTATCAAACTTGAGCGTGAATTGTTAGCACCGCTGAAAAATTTGAGCCAAAATGTGGTTGATACAACAGAACTCACACCACGTCAACTCCGTAAAACCATTTCAGAGCAATTTTCAAGTGAGGAAAATCAAGCATCCTTCCGTATCGAAGTGATGAGTTTTGGCTTTAAGTATGGCTTGCCGCTTGATGCTGATTTGGTATTTGATGTGCGTTTCTTGCCAAATCCCTACTACAAACCAGAACTCCGTGACCAAACAGGACTCGAACAAGAAGTCTATGATTACGTCATGAATCATGAAGAATCTGAAGATTTCTATCAACATTTGACAGGCTTGATTAAACCAATTTTGCCAGGATATCAAAAAGAAGGAAAATCTGTTTTGACGATTGCCATTGGTTGTACAGGTGGTCAACACCGTAGTGTCGCCTTTGCGCACCGTTTGGCAGAAGAATTGAAAGAAAATTGGGTTGTCAATGAAACCCACCGTGATAAAAATCGTCGTAAGGAGACTGTGAATCGTTCATGA